From a single Porites lutea chromosome 10, jaPorLute2.1, whole genome shotgun sequence genomic region:
- the LOC140951288 gene encoding uncharacterized protein isoform X8 — MVEKCVVFGCSNSRNVERGISMHKIPSDNDPRPEVLRRRQRWIKFVNETRKHWTPGKTSSICSVHFKPEDFTRPFQSNLKRLLKEDEFGVCVWPTIHVGKRGSENDHQGSPTKRQKRMNVRSAKERMSNLDSSCAAIELEPSTGHQDTTLDVSCTEPETSTSQDTTLVLNVSCTESETSTNQDTTLDLNVSCTEPETSTSQDTTLDLNVSCTEPGTSTSQDTTPDLNVQHKSVQTLTDSTQSKLLRETEVLQGKLATTRQALQRQTAKNKYLKKKVQQLSKKLNETEESERKLSAEEQEEEEEEEGDLEEEEDQYADEETDTETIEEEPDFTSGSNYEPASESEEDGDAGDSDIDEVFKSTRVKSPKDGNLRTEPKFIVFLSQLMLLFQSCHVCKGKNPPEVEAQQIGTKAVITTVCTNPGCCAESTWHSQPNMPGTKLPAGNFLLCMSVLFAGGSITKIRQIFNHMGLACVSVNTFFKHQRSHLFPTVHLFWKDYQTRLLAKLKDLGTGLVLAGDGRHDSMGHCAKFGAYTILCCTAIPSIIHFALVQRNQAGNSPAMEFMGFQLCMNFLAGCGIVITTFISDRHTQIAAYFKTVLKHITQYFDLWHLKKKIKKLISKLAKEKDNEQLKEWIKPCTNHLHWSATTTPSGNGKIIWAKFKSFLSHIVNKHSDLDDPLFNKCAHGEINDRTWLQTDDKAYERLCKVLTTNSLKKGIQQASPIDQTDCLEGFHSVLNQFAPKMIAYSYVGMLCRHILAALHFNYNLRREAKTNPDGTEKVKVSYPKYKNGEATVRSVKIEQNFDYVEELYQFYLKSSKEDLASAVDELKEMTPQPMLSMFEKQPKEAAIQKWSERRRMVTKEVPPTVEAPVEQPEGRTGTQTTARKERRCRTCKEPLKGHKNVTHCPKNQK, encoded by the exons ATGGTTGAAAAATGTGTGGTTTTTGGATGCAGCAACTCTCGAAATGTAGAGAGAGGAATCAGCATGCATAAGATTCCTTCTGATAACGATCCGAGGCCTGAAGTCCTCCGAAGAAGACAACGATGGATAAAGTTCGTGAATGAGACGCGCAAACACTGGACCCCGGGAAAGACTTCTTCGATATGCTCAGTGCATTTCAAGCCCGAAGACTTTACAAGACCTTTTCAGTCTAATCTAAAACGACTCCTTAAGGAAGATGAATTTGGAGTTTGCGTTTGGCCAACCATCCATGTTGGAAAAAGAGGAAGTGAAAATGACCATCAAGGTTCCCCGACAAAACGACAAAAGAGAATG AATGTCAGATCGGCCAAAGAAAGGATGTCCAATTTGGATTCGTCGTGCGCAGCCATTGAGTTAGAGCCATCGACTGGTCATCAGGACACCACTCTTGAT GTGAGTTGCACAGAACCAGAGACCAGTACAAGTCAGGACACCACTCTTGTTCTAAAT GTGAGTTGCACAGAATCAGAGACCAGTACAAATCAGGACACCACTCTTGATCTAAAT GTGAGTTGCACAGAACCAGAGACCAGTACAAGTCAGGACACCACTCTTGATCTAAAT gtgagTTGCACAGAACCAGGGACCAGTACAAGTCAGGACACCACTCCTGATCTAAAT gtACAACATAAGTCTGTGCAAACCCTAACTGACTCGACACAAAGCAAACTACTACGAGAAACAGAGGTTCTGCAAGGGAAGCTTGCAACTACACGTCAGGCCCTCCAGAGACAgactgcaaaaaataaatacctCAAGAAAAAAG TACAACAACTATCaaagaaactgaatgaaactgAAGAGAGTGAAAGGAAATTGAGTGCTGAAGAgcaggaggaggaagaggaggaagagGGGGATCtagaagaggaagaagatcAATACGCTGATGAGGAAACCGATACAGAAACAATTGAAGAAGAACCTGATTTTACTTCTGGATCCAACTATGAACCAGCCAGTGAGAGTGAGGAGGATGGTGACGCTGGGGATTCAGATATTGACGAAGTTTTTAAATCGACCCG AGTCAAATCACCAAAAGATGGCAACCTTAGGACCGAGCCGAAATTCATTGTCTTTCTATCACAGCTGATGTTGCTGTTCCAGTCGTGCCACGTTTGCAAGGGCAAGAATCCACCAGAAGTTGAAGCTCAACAGATTGGCACCAAAGCTGTCATCACCACTGTCTGCACAAATCCAGGATGCTGTGCAGAATCTACATGGCACAGCCAGCCAAATATGCCAGGCACGAAACTTCCTGCTGGGAATTTTCTTCTTTGCATGTCCGTCCTGTTTGCTGGTGGttcaataacaaaaataagACAGATCTTCAACCATATGGGTTTGGCATGTGTATCAGTGAACACCTTCTTCAAACATCAAAGA AGTCATCTGTTCCCTACTGTGCACCTCTTCTGGAAAGATTATCAAACCAGGCTACTGGCAAAGCTGAAGGATCTTGGTACTGGCCTTGTACTTGCAGGCGATGGGCGTCACGACAGTATGGGGCACTGTGCCAAGTTTGGTGCATACACCATATTATGTTGTACAGCCATTCCATCCATAATCCATTTTGCACTTGTACAG aGGAATCAAGCTGGCAACAGCCCTGCAATGGAGTTCATGGGTTTTCAGCTGTGCATGAACTTCCTTGCTGGATGTGGCATTGTAATAACCACCTTTATCTCAGACCGTCACACCCAGATTGCAGCCTACTTCAAGACAGTCCTCAAACACATCACACAATACTTTGACCTCTGGCATTTAAAGAAAA AGATCAAGAAACTAATTTCAAAACTTGCAAAAGAGAAAGACAATGAGCAGCTCAAGGAGTGGATAAAGCCATGCACAAACCATCTTCACTGGAGTGCTACAACCACACCAAGtggaaatggaaaaataatCTGGGCTAAGTTTAAATCATTCCTAAGCCACATTGTTAACAAACATTCAGACTTAGACGATCCTCTCTTTAATAAATGTGCCCATGGAGAGATTAATGATAGGACATGGCTTCAGACAG ATGACAAAGCCTATGAAAGGTTATGCAAAGTGCTGACAACTAACAGCCTGAAGAAGGGGATTCAACAGGCATCACCAATCGACCAAACAGATTGCTTGGAAGGGTTCCATTCTGTACTAAATCAGTTTGCCCCAAAGATGATTGCATATTCTTATGTTGGGATGCTTTGCAG GCACATTCTAGCGGCACTTCACTTTAACTACAATTTACGTAGAGAAGCAAAGACGAATCCAGATGGGACAGAAAAAGTAAAAGTTAGctacccaaaatacaagaaTGGGGAAGCAACCGTCAGGAGTGTCAAGATAGAACAGAATTTTG ACTATGTTGAGGAGCTCTACCAGTTTTATCTAAAATCCAGCAAGGAGGACCTGGCTAGTGCTGTGGATGAGCTCAAGGAGATGACCCCACAGCCAATGCTGTCAATGTTTGAAAAACAACCCAAGGAAGCTGCTATCCAAAAGTGGAGCGAAAGGAGGAGAATGGTAACAAAGGAGGTCCCTCCTACAGTGGAAG CTCCTGTAGAACAACCCGAGGGAAGAACAGGGACCCAGACAACAGCAAGAAAGGAAAGACGATGCAGAACATGCAAAGAACCCCTCAAAGGTCACAAGAATGTGACCCATTGCCCTAAAAACCAAAAGTAG
- the LOC140951288 gene encoding uncharacterized protein isoform X7, with protein MVEKCVVFGCSNSRNVERGISMHKIPSDNDPRPEVLRRRQRWIKFVNETRKHWTPGKTSSICSVHFKPEDFTRPFQSNLKRLLKEDEFGVCVWPTIHVGKRGSENDHQGSPTKRQKRMNVRSAKERMSNLDSSCAAIELEPSTGHQDTTLDVSCTEPETSTSQDTTLVLNVSCTESETSTNQDTTLDLNVGCTEPGTSTSQDTTLDLNVSCTEPGTSTSQDTTPDLNVQHKSVQTLTDSTQSKLLRETEVLQGKLATTRQALQRQTAKNKYLKKKVQQLSKKLNETEESERKLSAEEQEEEEEEEGDLEEEEDQYADEETDTETIEEEPDFTSGSNYEPASESEEDGDAGDSDIDEVFKSTRVKSPKDGNLRTEPKFIVFLSQLMLLFQSCHVCKGKNPPEVEAQQIGTKAVITTVCTNPGCCAESTWHSQPNMPGTKLPAGNFLLCMSVLFAGGSITKIRQIFNHMGLACVSVNTFFKHQRSHLFPTVHLFWKDYQTRLLAKLKDLGTGLVLAGDGRHDSMGHCAKFGAYTILCCTAIPSIIHFALVQRNQAGNSPAMEFMGFQLCMNFLAGCGIVITTFISDRHTQIAAYFKTVLKHITQYFDLWHLKKKIKKLISKLAKEKDNEQLKEWIKPCTNHLHWSATTTPSGNGKIIWAKFKSFLSHIVNKHSDLDDPLFNKCAHGEINDRTWLQTDDKAYERLCKVLTTNSLKKGIQQASPIDQTDCLEGFHSVLNQFAPKMIAYSYVGMLCRHILAALHFNYNLRREAKTNPDGTEKVKVSYPKYKNGEATVRSVKIEQNFDYVEELYQFYLKSSKEDLASAVDELKEMTPQPMLSMFEKQPKEAAIQKWSERRRMVTKEVPPTVEAPVEQPEGRTGTQTTARKERRCRTCKEPLKGHKNVTHCPKNQK; from the exons ATGGTTGAAAAATGTGTGGTTTTTGGATGCAGCAACTCTCGAAATGTAGAGAGAGGAATCAGCATGCATAAGATTCCTTCTGATAACGATCCGAGGCCTGAAGTCCTCCGAAGAAGACAACGATGGATAAAGTTCGTGAATGAGACGCGCAAACACTGGACCCCGGGAAAGACTTCTTCGATATGCTCAGTGCATTTCAAGCCCGAAGACTTTACAAGACCTTTTCAGTCTAATCTAAAACGACTCCTTAAGGAAGATGAATTTGGAGTTTGCGTTTGGCCAACCATCCATGTTGGAAAAAGAGGAAGTGAAAATGACCATCAAGGTTCCCCGACAAAACGACAAAAGAGAATG AATGTCAGATCGGCCAAAGAAAGGATGTCCAATTTGGATTCGTCGTGCGCAGCCATTGAGTTAGAGCCATCGACTGGTCATCAGGACACCACTCTTGAT GTGAGTTGCACAGAACCAGAGACCAGTACAAGTCAGGACACCACTCTTGTTCTAAAT GTGAGTTGCACAGAATCAGAGACCAGTACAAATCAGGACACCACTCTTGATCTAAAT gtgggTTGCACAGAACCAGGGACCAGTACAAGTCAGGACACCACTCTTGATCTAAAT gtgagTTGCACAGAACCAGGGACCAGTACAAGTCAGGACACCACTCCTGATCTAAAT gtACAACATAAGTCTGTGCAAACCCTAACTGACTCGACACAAAGCAAACTACTACGAGAAACAGAGGTTCTGCAAGGGAAGCTTGCAACTACACGTCAGGCCCTCCAGAGACAgactgcaaaaaataaatacctCAAGAAAAAAG TACAACAACTATCaaagaaactgaatgaaactgAAGAGAGTGAAAGGAAATTGAGTGCTGAAGAgcaggaggaggaagaggaggaagagGGGGATCtagaagaggaagaagatcAATACGCTGATGAGGAAACCGATACAGAAACAATTGAAGAAGAACCTGATTTTACTTCTGGATCCAACTATGAACCAGCCAGTGAGAGTGAGGAGGATGGTGACGCTGGGGATTCAGATATTGACGAAGTTTTTAAATCGACCCG AGTCAAATCACCAAAAGATGGCAACCTTAGGACCGAGCCGAAATTCATTGTCTTTCTATCACAGCTGATGTTGCTGTTCCAGTCGTGCCACGTTTGCAAGGGCAAGAATCCACCAGAAGTTGAAGCTCAACAGATTGGCACCAAAGCTGTCATCACCACTGTCTGCACAAATCCAGGATGCTGTGCAGAATCTACATGGCACAGCCAGCCAAATATGCCAGGCACGAAACTTCCTGCTGGGAATTTTCTTCTTTGCATGTCCGTCCTGTTTGCTGGTGGttcaataacaaaaataagACAGATCTTCAACCATATGGGTTTGGCATGTGTATCAGTGAACACCTTCTTCAAACATCAAAGA AGTCATCTGTTCCCTACTGTGCACCTCTTCTGGAAAGATTATCAAACCAGGCTACTGGCAAAGCTGAAGGATCTTGGTACTGGCCTTGTACTTGCAGGCGATGGGCGTCACGACAGTATGGGGCACTGTGCCAAGTTTGGTGCATACACCATATTATGTTGTACAGCCATTCCATCCATAATCCATTTTGCACTTGTACAG aGGAATCAAGCTGGCAACAGCCCTGCAATGGAGTTCATGGGTTTTCAGCTGTGCATGAACTTCCTTGCTGGATGTGGCATTGTAATAACCACCTTTATCTCAGACCGTCACACCCAGATTGCAGCCTACTTCAAGACAGTCCTCAAACACATCACACAATACTTTGACCTCTGGCATTTAAAGAAAA AGATCAAGAAACTAATTTCAAAACTTGCAAAAGAGAAAGACAATGAGCAGCTCAAGGAGTGGATAAAGCCATGCACAAACCATCTTCACTGGAGTGCTACAACCACACCAAGtggaaatggaaaaataatCTGGGCTAAGTTTAAATCATTCCTAAGCCACATTGTTAACAAACATTCAGACTTAGACGATCCTCTCTTTAATAAATGTGCCCATGGAGAGATTAATGATAGGACATGGCTTCAGACAG ATGACAAAGCCTATGAAAGGTTATGCAAAGTGCTGACAACTAACAGCCTGAAGAAGGGGATTCAACAGGCATCACCAATCGACCAAACAGATTGCTTGGAAGGGTTCCATTCTGTACTAAATCAGTTTGCCCCAAAGATGATTGCATATTCTTATGTTGGGATGCTTTGCAG GCACATTCTAGCGGCACTTCACTTTAACTACAATTTACGTAGAGAAGCAAAGACGAATCCAGATGGGACAGAAAAAGTAAAAGTTAGctacccaaaatacaagaaTGGGGAAGCAACCGTCAGGAGTGTCAAGATAGAACAGAATTTTG ACTATGTTGAGGAGCTCTACCAGTTTTATCTAAAATCCAGCAAGGAGGACCTGGCTAGTGCTGTGGATGAGCTCAAGGAGATGACCCCACAGCCAATGCTGTCAATGTTTGAAAAACAACCCAAGGAAGCTGCTATCCAAAAGTGGAGCGAAAGGAGGAGAATGGTAACAAAGGAGGTCCCTCCTACAGTGGAAG CTCCTGTAGAACAACCCGAGGGAAGAACAGGGACCCAGACAACAGCAAGAAAGGAAAGACGATGCAGAACATGCAAAGAACCCCTCAAAGGTCACAAGAATGTGACCCATTGCCCTAAAAACCAAAAGTAG
- the LOC140951288 gene encoding uncharacterized protein isoform X5, which yields MVEKCVVFGCSNSRNVERGISMHKIPSDNDPRPEVLRRRQRWIKFVNETRKHWTPGKTSSICSVHFKPEDFTRPFQSNLKRLLKEDEFGVCVWPTIHVGKRGSENDHQGSPTKRQKRMNVRSAKERMSNLDSSCAAIELEPSTGHQDTTLDVSCTEPETSTSQDTTLVLNVSCTESETSTNQDTTLDLNVGCTEPGTSTSQDTTLDLNVSCTEPETSTSQDTTLDLNVSCTEPGTSTSQDTTPDLNVQHKSVQTLTDSTQSKLLRETEVLQGKLATTRQALQRQTAKNKYLKKKVQQLSKKLNETEESERKLSAEEQEEEEEEEGDLEEEEDQYADEETDTETIEEEPDFTSGSNYEPASESEEDGDAGDSDIDEVFKSTRVKSPKDGNLRTEPKFIVFLSQLMLLFQSCHVCKGKNPPEVEAQQIGTKAVITTVCTNPGCCAESTWHSQPNMPGTKLPAGNFLLCMSVLFAGGSITKIRQIFNHMGLACVSVNTFFKHQRSHLFPTVHLFWKDYQTRLLAKLKDLGTGLVLAGDGRHDSMGHCAKFGAYTILCCTAIPSIIHFALVQRNQAGNSPAMEFMGFQLCMNFLAGCGIVITTFISDRHTQIAAYFKTVLKHITQYFDLWHLKKKIKKLISKLAKEKDNEQLKEWIKPCTNHLHWSATTTPSGNGKIIWAKFKSFLSHIVNKHSDLDDPLFNKCAHGEINDRTWLQTDDKAYERLCKVLTTNSLKKGIQQASPIDQTDCLEGFHSVLNQFAPKMIAYSYVGMLCRHILAALHFNYNLRREAKTNPDGTEKVKVSYPKYKNGEATVRSVKIEQNFDYVEELYQFYLKSSKEDLASAVDELKEMTPQPMLSMFEKQPKEAAIQKWSERRRMVTKEVPPTVEAPVEQPEGRTGTQTTARKERRCRTCKEPLKGHKNVTHCPKNQK from the exons ATGGTTGAAAAATGTGTGGTTTTTGGATGCAGCAACTCTCGAAATGTAGAGAGAGGAATCAGCATGCATAAGATTCCTTCTGATAACGATCCGAGGCCTGAAGTCCTCCGAAGAAGACAACGATGGATAAAGTTCGTGAATGAGACGCGCAAACACTGGACCCCGGGAAAGACTTCTTCGATATGCTCAGTGCATTTCAAGCCCGAAGACTTTACAAGACCTTTTCAGTCTAATCTAAAACGACTCCTTAAGGAAGATGAATTTGGAGTTTGCGTTTGGCCAACCATCCATGTTGGAAAAAGAGGAAGTGAAAATGACCATCAAGGTTCCCCGACAAAACGACAAAAGAGAATG AATGTCAGATCGGCCAAAGAAAGGATGTCCAATTTGGATTCGTCGTGCGCAGCCATTGAGTTAGAGCCATCGACTGGTCATCAGGACACCACTCTTGAT GTGAGTTGCACAGAACCAGAGACCAGTACAAGTCAGGACACCACTCTTGTTCTAAAT GTTAGTTGCACAGAATCAGAGACCAGTACAAATCAGGACACCACTCTTGATCTAAAT gtgggTTGCACAGAACCAGGGACCAGTACAAGTCAGGACACCACTCTTGATCTAAAT GTGAGTTGCACAGAACCAGAGACCAGTACAAGTCAGGACACCACTCTTGATCTAAAT gtgagTTGCACAGAACCAGGGACCAGTACAAGTCAGGACACCACTCCTGATCTAAAT gtACAACATAAGTCTGTGCAAACCCTAACTGACTCGACACAAAGCAAACTACTACGAGAAACAGAGGTTCTGCAAGGGAAGCTTGCAACTACACGTCAGGCCCTCCAGAGACAgactgcaaaaaataaatacctCAAGAAAAAAG TACAACAACTATCaaagaaactgaatgaaactgAAGAGAGTGAAAGGAAATTGAGTGCTGAAGAgcaggaggaggaagaggaggaagagGGGGATCtagaagaggaagaagatcAATACGCTGATGAGGAAACCGATACAGAAACAATTGAAGAAGAACCTGATTTTACTTCTGGATCCAACTATGAACCAGCCAGTGAGAGTGAGGAGGATGGTGACGCTGGGGATTCAGATATTGACGAAGTTTTTAAATCGACCCG AGTCAAATCACCAAAAGATGGCAACCTTAGGACCGAGCCGAAATTCATTGTCTTTCTATCACAGCTGATGTTGCTGTTCCAGTCGTGCCACGTTTGCAAGGGCAAGAATCCACCAGAAGTTGAAGCTCAACAGATTGGCACCAAAGCTGTCATCACCACTGTCTGCACAAATCCAGGATGCTGTGCAGAATCTACATGGCACAGCCAGCCAAATATGCCAGGCACGAAACTTCCTGCTGGGAATTTTCTTCTTTGCATGTCCGTCCTGTTTGCTGGTGGttcaataacaaaaataagACAGATCTTCAACCATATGGGTTTGGCATGTGTATCAGTGAACACCTTCTTCAAACATCAAAGA AGTCATCTGTTCCCTACTGTGCACCTCTTCTGGAAAGATTATCAAACCAGGCTACTGGCAAAGCTGAAGGATCTTGGTACTGGCCTTGTACTTGCAGGCGATGGGCGTCACGACAGTATGGGGCACTGTGCCAAGTTTGGTGCATACACCATATTATGTTGTACAGCCATTCCATCCATAATCCATTTTGCACTTGTACAG aGGAATCAAGCTGGCAACAGCCCTGCAATGGAGTTCATGGGTTTTCAGCTGTGCATGAACTTCCTTGCTGGATGTGGCATTGTAATAACCACCTTTATCTCAGACCGTCACACCCAGATTGCAGCCTACTTCAAGACAGTCCTCAAACACATCACACAATACTTTGACCTCTGGCATTTAAAGAAAA AGATCAAGAAACTAATTTCAAAACTTGCAAAAGAGAAAGACAATGAGCAGCTCAAGGAGTGGATAAAGCCATGCACAAACCATCTTCACTGGAGTGCTACAACCACACCAAGtggaaatggaaaaataatCTGGGCTAAGTTTAAATCATTCCTAAGCCACATTGTTAACAAACATTCAGACTTAGACGATCCTCTCTTTAATAAATGTGCCCATGGAGAGATTAATGATAGGACATGGCTTCAGACAG ATGACAAAGCCTATGAAAGGTTATGCAAAGTGCTGACAACTAACAGCCTGAAGAAGGGGATTCAACAGGCATCACCAATCGACCAAACAGATTGCTTGGAAGGGTTCCATTCTGTACTAAATCAGTTTGCCCCAAAGATGATTGCATATTCTTATGTTGGGATGCTTTGCAG GCACATTCTAGCGGCACTTCACTTTAACTACAATTTACGTAGAGAAGCAAAGACGAATCCAGATGGGACAGAAAAAGTAAAAGTTAGctacccaaaatacaagaaTGGGGAAGCAACCGTCAGGAGTGTCAAGATAGAACAGAATTTTG ACTATGTTGAGGAGCTCTACCAGTTTTATCTAAAATCCAGCAAGGAGGACCTGGCTAGTGCTGTGGATGAGCTCAAGGAGATGACCCCACAGCCAATGCTGTCAATGTTTGAAAAACAACCCAAGGAAGCTGCTATCCAAAAGTGGAGCGAAAGGAGGAGAATGGTAACAAAGGAGGTCCCTCCTACAGTGGAAG CTCCTGTAGAACAACCCGAGGGAAGAACAGGGACCCAGACAACAGCAAGAAAGGAAAGACGATGCAGAACATGCAAAGAACCCCTCAAAGGTCACAAGAATGTGACCCATTGCCCTAAAAACCAAAAGTAG
- the LOC140951288 gene encoding uncharacterized protein isoform X9: protein MVEKCVVFGCSNSRNVERGISMHKIPSDNDPRPEVLRRRQRWIKFVNETRKHWTPGKTSSICSVHFKPEDFTRPFQSNLKRLLKEDEFGVCVWPTIHVGKRGSENDHQGSPTKRQKRMNVRSAKERMSNLDSSCAAIELEPSTGHQDTTLDVSCTEPETSTSQDTTLVLNVSCTESETSTNQDTTLDLNVSCTEPGTSTSQDTTPDLNVQHKSVQTLTDSTQSKLLRETEVLQGKLATTRQALQRQTAKNKYLKKKVQQLSKKLNETEESERKLSAEEQEEEEEEEGDLEEEEDQYADEETDTETIEEEPDFTSGSNYEPASESEEDGDAGDSDIDEVFKSTRVKSPKDGNLRTEPKFIVFLSQLMLLFQSCHVCKGKNPPEVEAQQIGTKAVITTVCTNPGCCAESTWHSQPNMPGTKLPAGNFLLCMSVLFAGGSITKIRQIFNHMGLACVSVNTFFKHQRSHLFPTVHLFWKDYQTRLLAKLKDLGTGLVLAGDGRHDSMGHCAKFGAYTILCCTAIPSIIHFALVQRNQAGNSPAMEFMGFQLCMNFLAGCGIVITTFISDRHTQIAAYFKTVLKHITQYFDLWHLKKKIKKLISKLAKEKDNEQLKEWIKPCTNHLHWSATTTPSGNGKIIWAKFKSFLSHIVNKHSDLDDPLFNKCAHGEINDRTWLQTDDKAYERLCKVLTTNSLKKGIQQASPIDQTDCLEGFHSVLNQFAPKMIAYSYVGMLCRHILAALHFNYNLRREAKTNPDGTEKVKVSYPKYKNGEATVRSVKIEQNFDYVEELYQFYLKSSKEDLASAVDELKEMTPQPMLSMFEKQPKEAAIQKWSERRRMVTKEVPPTVEAPVEQPEGRTGTQTTARKERRCRTCKEPLKGHKNVTHCPKNQK, encoded by the exons ATGGTTGAAAAATGTGTGGTTTTTGGATGCAGCAACTCTCGAAATGTAGAGAGAGGAATCAGCATGCATAAGATTCCTTCTGATAACGATCCGAGGCCTGAAGTCCTCCGAAGAAGACAACGATGGATAAAGTTCGTGAATGAGACGCGCAAACACTGGACCCCGGGAAAGACTTCTTCGATATGCTCAGTGCATTTCAAGCCCGAAGACTTTACAAGACCTTTTCAGTCTAATCTAAAACGACTCCTTAAGGAAGATGAATTTGGAGTTTGCGTTTGGCCAACCATCCATGTTGGAAAAAGAGGAAGTGAAAATGACCATCAAGGTTCCCCGACAAAACGACAAAAGAGAATG AATGTCAGATCGGCCAAAGAAAGGATGTCCAATTTGGATTCGTCGTGCGCAGCCATTGAGTTAGAGCCATCGACTGGTCATCAGGACACCACTCTTGAT GTGAGTTGCACAGAACCAGAGACCAGTACAAGTCAGGACACCACTCTTGTTCTAAAT GTTAGTTGCACAGAATCAGAGACCAGTACAAATCAGGACACCACTCTTGATCTAAAT gtgagTTGCACAGAACCAGGGACCAGTACAAGTCAGGACACCACTCCTGATCTAAAT gtACAACATAAGTCTGTGCAAACCCTAACTGACTCGACACAAAGCAAACTACTACGAGAAACAGAGGTTCTGCAAGGGAAGCTTGCAACTACACGTCAGGCCCTCCAGAGACAgactgcaaaaaataaatacctCAAGAAAAAAG TACAACAACTATCaaagaaactgaatgaaactgAAGAGAGTGAAAGGAAATTGAGTGCTGAAGAgcaggaggaggaagaggaggaagagGGGGATCtagaagaggaagaagatcAATACGCTGATGAGGAAACCGATACAGAAACAATTGAAGAAGAACCTGATTTTACTTCTGGATCCAACTATGAACCAGCCAGTGAGAGTGAGGAGGATGGTGACGCTGGGGATTCAGATATTGACGAAGTTTTTAAATCGACCCG AGTCAAATCACCAAAAGATGGCAACCTTAGGACCGAGCCGAAATTCATTGTCTTTCTATCACAGCTGATGTTGCTGTTCCAGTCGTGCCACGTTTGCAAGGGCAAGAATCCACCAGAAGTTGAAGCTCAACAGATTGGCACCAAAGCTGTCATCACCACTGTCTGCACAAATCCAGGATGCTGTGCAGAATCTACATGGCACAGCCAGCCAAATATGCCAGGCACGAAACTTCCTGCTGGGAATTTTCTTCTTTGCATGTCCGTCCTGTTTGCTGGTGGttcaataacaaaaataagACAGATCTTCAACCATATGGGTTTGGCATGTGTATCAGTGAACACCTTCTTCAAACATCAAAGA AGTCATCTGTTCCCTACTGTGCACCTCTTCTGGAAAGATTATCAAACCAGGCTACTGGCAAAGCTGAAGGATCTTGGTACTGGCCTTGTACTTGCAGGCGATGGGCGTCACGACAGTATGGGGCACTGTGCCAAGTTTGGTGCATACACCATATTATGTTGTACAGCCATTCCATCCATAATCCATTTTGCACTTGTACAG aGGAATCAAGCTGGCAACAGCCCTGCAATGGAGTTCATGGGTTTTCAGCTGTGCATGAACTTCCTTGCTGGATGTGGCATTGTAATAACCACCTTTATCTCAGACCGTCACACCCAGATTGCAGCCTACTTCAAGACAGTCCTCAAACACATCACACAATACTTTGACCTCTGGCATTTAAAGAAAA AGATCAAGAAACTAATTTCAAAACTTGCAAAAGAGAAAGACAATGAGCAGCTCAAGGAGTGGATAAAGCCATGCACAAACCATCTTCACTGGAGTGCTACAACCACACCAAGtggaaatggaaaaataatCTGGGCTAAGTTTAAATCATTCCTAAGCCACATTGTTAACAAACATTCAGACTTAGACGATCCTCTCTTTAATAAATGTGCCCATGGAGAGATTAATGATAGGACATGGCTTCAGACAG ATGACAAAGCCTATGAAAGGTTATGCAAAGTGCTGACAACTAACAGCCTGAAGAAGGGGATTCAACAGGCATCACCAATCGACCAAACAGATTGCTTGGAAGGGTTCCATTCTGTACTAAATCAGTTTGCCCCAAAGATGATTGCATATTCTTATGTTGGGATGCTTTGCAG GCACATTCTAGCGGCACTTCACTTTAACTACAATTTACGTAGAGAAGCAAAGACGAATCCAGATGGGACAGAAAAAGTAAAAGTTAGctacccaaaatacaagaaTGGGGAAGCAACCGTCAGGAGTGTCAAGATAGAACAGAATTTTG ACTATGTTGAGGAGCTCTACCAGTTTTATCTAAAATCCAGCAAGGAGGACCTGGCTAGTGCTGTGGATGAGCTCAAGGAGATGACCCCACAGCCAATGCTGTCAATGTTTGAAAAACAACCCAAGGAAGCTGCTATCCAAAAGTGGAGCGAAAGGAGGAGAATGGTAACAAAGGAGGTCCCTCCTACAGTGGAAG CTCCTGTAGAACAACCCGAGGGAAGAACAGGGACCCAGACAACAGCAAGAAAGGAAAGACGATGCAGAACATGCAAAGAACCCCTCAAAGGTCACAAGAATGTGACCCATTGCCCTAAAAACCAAAAGTAG